The Vicia villosa cultivar HV-30 ecotype Madison, WI linkage group LG1, Vvil1.0, whole genome shotgun sequence genome includes a region encoding these proteins:
- the LOC131644455 gene encoding uncharacterized protein LOC131644455 isoform X4 gives MKPNLSYKIIFPSFVPVSWLPVVVDALSVWAEPSHTTVVPNHPGDEQSHTNVVLNDAGEKPSPTADISYIGLGLNRVMQLLYRMMQGRNKVVHLIYLILQVLNQMISLTKPTSGAAYVQGLDIRNHMNGIYTSMGVCPQHDLLWESLTGREHLLFYGRLKSLTVILL, from the exons ATGAAGCCGAATCTATCATACAAGATAATATTCCCGAGTTTTGTGCCAGTTTCTTGGCTGCCAGTTGTTGTTGATGCATTGTCTGTATG GGCGGAACCGAGTCATACAACTGTTGTACCGAATCATCCCGGGGATGAACAGAGTCATACAAATGTTGTACTGAATGATGCAGGGGAAAAACCGAGTCCTACAGCTGATATATCGTACATT GGACTGGGACTGAACCGAGTCATGCAGCTGCTGTATCGAATGATGCAGGGGAGAAACAAAGTCGTACACCTAATATACTTAATACTGCAGGTGCTGAATCAG ATGATTAGCCTCACAAAGCCAACTTCTGGTGCAGCCTATGTTCAAGGTCTCGACATAAGAAATCATATGAATGGAATATATACTAGCATGGGAGTATGTCCACAGCATGA CTTGCTGTGGGAAAGCTTAACAGGTAGAGAGCACCTACTTTTTTATGGAAGACTTAAAAGTCTTACAG TTATATTGTTATAG
- the LOC131644455 gene encoding uncharacterized protein LOC131644455 isoform X3 has protein sequence MKPNLSYKIIFPSFVPVSWLPVVVDALSVWAEPSHTTVVPNHPGDEQSHTNVVLNDAGEKPSPTADISYIGLGLNRVMQLLYRMMQGRNKVVHLIYLILQVLNQMISLTKPTSGAAYVQGLDIRNHMNGIYTSMGVCPQHDLLWESLTGREHLLFYGRLKSLTGSLLTHLYCYRR, from the exons ATGAAGCCGAATCTATCATACAAGATAATATTCCCGAGTTTTGTGCCAGTTTCTTGGCTGCCAGTTGTTGTTGATGCATTGTCTGTATG GGCGGAACCGAGTCATACAACTGTTGTACCGAATCATCCCGGGGATGAACAGAGTCATACAAATGTTGTACTGAATGATGCAGGGGAAAAACCGAGTCCTACAGCTGATATATCGTACATT GGACTGGGACTGAACCGAGTCATGCAGCTGCTGTATCGAATGATGCAGGGGAGAAACAAAGTCGTACACCTAATATACTTAATACTGCAGGTGCTGAATCAG ATGATTAGCCTCACAAAGCCAACTTCTGGTGCAGCCTATGTTCAAGGTCTCGACATAAGAAATCATATGAATGGAATATATACTAGCATGGGAGTATGTCCACAGCATGA CTTGCTGTGGGAAAGCTTAACAGGTAGAGAGCACCTACTTTTTTATGGAAGACTTAAAAGTCTTACAGGTTCACTCTTGACTCAT TTATATTGTTATAGGCGGTAG
- the LOC131644455 gene encoding ABC transporter A family member 7-like isoform X2, which translates to MAEPSHTTVVPNHPGDEQSHTNVVLNDAGEKPSPTADISYIGLGLNRVMQLLYRMMQGRNKVVHLIYLILQVLNQMISLTKPTSGAAYVQGLDIRNHMNGIYTSMGVCPQHDLLWESLTGREHLLFYGRLKSLTGSLLTHAVEESLKSLNLYHGRIADKQDEKYSGGMKRRLSVAISRLLIKSLFLLCYFPLS; encoded by the exons AT GGCGGAACCGAGTCATACAACTGTTGTACCGAATCATCCCGGGGATGAACAGAGTCATACAAATGTTGTACTGAATGATGCAGGGGAAAAACCGAGTCCTACAGCTGATATATCGTACATT GGACTGGGACTGAACCGAGTCATGCAGCTGCTGTATCGAATGATGCAGGGGAGAAACAAAGTCGTACACCTAATATACTTAATACTGCAGGTGCTGAATCAG ATGATTAGCCTCACAAAGCCAACTTCTGGTGCAGCCTATGTTCAAGGTCTCGACATAAGAAATCATATGAATGGAATATATACTAGCATGGGAGTATGTCCACAGCATGA CTTGCTGTGGGAAAGCTTAACAGGTAGAGAGCACCTACTTTTTTATGGAAGACTTAAAAGTCTTACAGGTTCACTCTTGACTCAT GCGGTAGAAGAATCTTTGAAGAGTTTAAACCTTTACCATGGAAGAATTGCTGATAAACAAGATGAAAAATACAGTGGAGGGATGAAGAGGAGGCTCAGTGTTGCAATTTCAAGGTTGCTTATTAAATCTCTGTTTCTTCTCTGTTACTTTCCTTTATCTTGA
- the LOC131644455 gene encoding uncharacterized protein LOC131644455 isoform X1: MKPNLSYKIIFPSFVPVSWLPVVVDALSVWAEPSHTTVVPNHPGDEQSHTNVVLNDAGEKPSPTADISYIGLGLNRVMQLLYRMMQGRNKVVHLIYLILQVLNQMISLTKPTSGAAYVQGLDIRNHMNGIYTSMGVCPQHDLLWESLTGREHLLFYGRLKSLTGSLLTHAVEESLKSLNLYHGRIADKQDEKYSGGMKRRLSVAISRLLIKSLFLLCYFPLS; the protein is encoded by the exons ATGAAGCCGAATCTATCATACAAGATAATATTCCCGAGTTTTGTGCCAGTTTCTTGGCTGCCAGTTGTTGTTGATGCATTGTCTGTATG GGCGGAACCGAGTCATACAACTGTTGTACCGAATCATCCCGGGGATGAACAGAGTCATACAAATGTTGTACTGAATGATGCAGGGGAAAAACCGAGTCCTACAGCTGATATATCGTACATT GGACTGGGACTGAACCGAGTCATGCAGCTGCTGTATCGAATGATGCAGGGGAGAAACAAAGTCGTACACCTAATATACTTAATACTGCAGGTGCTGAATCAG ATGATTAGCCTCACAAAGCCAACTTCTGGTGCAGCCTATGTTCAAGGTCTCGACATAAGAAATCATATGAATGGAATATATACTAGCATGGGAGTATGTCCACAGCATGA CTTGCTGTGGGAAAGCTTAACAGGTAGAGAGCACCTACTTTTTTATGGAAGACTTAAAAGTCTTACAGGTTCACTCTTGACTCAT GCGGTAGAAGAATCTTTGAAGAGTTTAAACCTTTACCATGGAAGAATTGCTGATAAACAAGATGAAAAATACAGTGGAGGGATGAAGAGGAGGCTCAGTGTTGCAATTTCAAGGTTGCTTATTAAATCTCTGTTTCTTCTCTGTTACTTTCCTTTATCTTGA